In the genome of Actinomadura graeca, one region contains:
- a CDS encoding cold-shock protein: MPTGKVKWYDSDKGFGFLTRDDGGEVFVHSSALPGGVTTLKPGQRIEFGVVEGRRGQQALSVRILDTLPSVEKTIAKQRRKKPDEMVLITEDLIKLLDGISTTYRRGKHPSPAEAKKIATVLRAVADDLHA; encoded by the coding sequence GTGCCGACTGGCAAGGTCAAGTGGTACGACTCCGACAAGGGGTTCGGCTTCCTCACCCGCGACGACGGGGGTGAGGTCTTCGTGCACTCCTCGGCCCTGCCGGGAGGGGTGACGACGCTCAAGCCGGGCCAGCGCATCGAGTTCGGGGTGGTCGAGGGACGCCGCGGCCAGCAGGCGCTGTCGGTGCGGATCCTCGACACGCTGCCGTCGGTCGAGAAGACCATCGCCAAGCAGCGCCGGAAGAAACCCGACGAGATGGTCCTCATCACCGAGGACCTCATCAAGCTGCTGGACGGGATCTCCACGACCTACCGGCGGGGCAAGCACCCGTCCCCGGCCGAGGCGAAGAAGATCGCCACCGTGCTCCGGGCGGTTGCGGACGACCTGCACGCCTGA
- a CDS encoding MFS transporter has product MGDGPHPIGHSVRAGASGAARTFRRVCRPACGALLGTGRLTRRVTHAHGAGRSGLGSLVEASAVNAAGDALVAVALAGTLFFGLDVHQARGQVALYLLVTMAPFALVAPLIGPALDRTRHVRRYAIASSFVIRGLLCWAMAGAVLNGDQVTFLPAAFGVLVLSKAFGVLRAAVTPRVLPDQITLVTANARASFAGLIAASVTAPLGAGLAAFAGADWALRVATVVFLLGVVFTMRLPGHADTPESERPPDATKPRSHWRTLPRVGPVVAEAMLANAVLRAFSGFLILYLAFLLRQERFDPVSHNVALGLLAAFAGAGGLIGTTLGAYMKARAPRLIVSATLGAVTAVTAVSAAFFGLWAALAVALAAGLGQVLGKLSMDAVVQREIGEEMRSSTFAVSETLHQLVWVIGGLLGLGMSIVADGRVAMAAVAGVLALASALLLSRKARGRPHREQKQRPSTAIGDAAHSEMRT; this is encoded by the coding sequence ATGGGAGACGGGCCCCACCCGATCGGGCACTCCGTGCGCGCCGGGGCCTCGGGCGCGGCGCGGACGTTCCGCCGCGTCTGCCGTCCGGCATGCGGGGCGCTGCTGGGGACGGGCCGGCTGACCCGCCGCGTCACGCACGCGCACGGCGCCGGGCGCAGCGGCCTCGGCAGCCTCGTCGAGGCGTCGGCGGTCAACGCCGCCGGTGACGCGCTGGTGGCGGTGGCGCTGGCCGGGACCCTGTTCTTCGGCCTGGACGTCCACCAGGCGCGCGGCCAGGTCGCGCTCTACCTGCTGGTCACAATGGCGCCGTTCGCGCTGGTCGCCCCCCTGATCGGCCCGGCCCTGGACCGGACGCGGCACGTCCGCCGGTACGCCATCGCCAGCTCGTTCGTGATCCGCGGCCTGCTGTGCTGGGCGATGGCGGGCGCGGTGCTGAACGGCGACCAGGTGACGTTCCTGCCCGCCGCGTTCGGGGTGCTGGTGCTGTCCAAGGCGTTCGGGGTGCTGCGGGCGGCGGTGACGCCGCGCGTCCTGCCCGACCAGATCACGCTGGTGACGGCGAACGCGCGGGCCTCGTTCGCGGGGCTGATCGCGGCGTCGGTCACCGCGCCGCTCGGCGCGGGTCTCGCCGCGTTCGCGGGCGCCGACTGGGCGCTGCGCGTCGCGACGGTCGTGTTCCTGCTCGGCGTCGTGTTCACCATGCGGCTGCCCGGCCACGCCGACACCCCCGAGAGTGAGCGGCCGCCGGACGCCACCAAGCCGCGGAGCCACTGGCGGACGCTCCCCCGGGTCGGCCCGGTCGTCGCCGAGGCGATGCTGGCGAACGCCGTCCTGCGGGCGTTCTCGGGGTTCCTGATCCTCTACCTGGCGTTCCTGTTGCGGCAGGAACGGTTCGACCCGGTGTCGCACAACGTCGCGCTGGGCCTGCTGGCGGCGTTCGCCGGGGCGGGCGGGCTGATCGGCACGACGCTCGGCGCCTACATGAAGGCGCGGGCGCCCCGGCTGATCGTCTCGGCGACGCTGGGCGCGGTCACGGCCGTCACGGCGGTCAGCGCCGCGTTCTTCGGGCTGTGGGCGGCGCTGGCGGTGGCGCTGGCGGCCGGTCTCGGCCAGGTCCTCGGCAAGCTGTCGATGGACGCGGTCGTCCAGCGGGAGATCGGCGAGGAGATGCGCTCGTCCACGTTCGCGGTCTCCGAGACGCTGCACCAGCTCGTCTGGGTGATCGGCGGCCTGCTCGGGCTCGGCATGTCCATCGTCGCGGACGGCCGTGTCGCGATGGCGGCCGTCGCGGGCGTGCTGGCGCTGGCGTCCGCGCTGCTGCTGTCGCGCAAGGCACGCGGCCGCCCCCATCGCGAGCAGAAGCAGCGGCCGTCCACCGCGATCGGCGACGCGGCGCACTCCGAGATGCGCACCTGA
- a CDS encoding DUF3027 domain-containing protein has product MSPLRQSSPARSAAARTTAPRAGGSARRTRTPVVDAACAEAVDLAREAAEEMARPLPVGEALGLRPEGDRVVTHYFASRDPAYTGWRWAVTVTRASRAKNVTVSECVLLPGDDALLAPPWVPWLERLRPGDLGPGDLLPTAPDDVRLVPGYTEVDDSVEHEAAWELGLGRVRVLSREGRDEAAARWYEGVAGPRASIAASAPAQCSTCGFFVTLAGELRQVFGVCANEYAPDDGRVVSADHGCGAHSEAVSLPAVSEHGPPIIDELGYDVVPAGAAAEDAEAQDEEALGHS; this is encoded by the coding sequence GTGAGTCCACTGCGCCAGTCCAGCCCCGCGCGCTCCGCCGCCGCGCGCACCACCGCCCCGCGCGCCGGCGGGAGCGCCCGCCGTACCCGGACCCCCGTCGTCGACGCCGCCTGCGCCGAGGCGGTGGACCTCGCCCGCGAGGCCGCCGAGGAGATGGCCCGCCCGCTGCCGGTGGGCGAGGCCCTGGGCCTGCGCCCCGAGGGCGACCGCGTGGTCACGCACTACTTCGCGTCCCGGGATCCCGCCTACACGGGCTGGCGCTGGGCGGTCACCGTCACCCGCGCGTCCCGCGCGAAGAACGTGACGGTCAGCGAGTGCGTGCTGCTGCCCGGGGACGACGCGCTCCTCGCGCCGCCGTGGGTGCCGTGGCTGGAGCGGCTGCGCCCCGGTGACCTCGGCCCCGGCGACCTGCTGCCGACCGCGCCCGACGACGTCCGGCTCGTCCCCGGCTACACCGAGGTGGACGACTCCGTCGAGCACGAGGCGGCGTGGGAGCTCGGCCTCGGGCGCGTCCGGGTGCTGTCCCGGGAGGGGCGGGACGAGGCCGCCGCGCGCTGGTACGAGGGCGTCGCCGGCCCCCGCGCCTCGATCGCGGCGTCCGCCCCGGCACAGTGTTCCACCTGCGGTTTCTTCGTGACGCTGGCCGGTGAGCTCCGGCAGGTCTTCGGCGTGTGCGCCAACGAGTACGCCCCCGACGACGGCCGCGTGGTGTCGGCCGATCACGGCTGCGGCGCCCACTCCGAGGCGGTGTCGCTCCCGGCCGTGTCCGAGCACGGCCCGCCGATCATCGACGAGCTGGGCTACGACGTCGTCCCGGCGGGCGCCGCCGCGGAGGACGCCGAGGCCCAGGACGAAGAGGCCCTCGGCCACAGCTGA